A single window of Paenibacillus sp. SYP-B4298 DNA harbors:
- the rpsO gene encoding 30S ribosomal protein S15, whose protein sequence is MAITQERKNELIEAHKTHASDTGSPEVQVAILTENIVNLTQHLREHKKDHHSRRGLLKMVGQRRKLLAYLKNKDVRRYSALIEKLGLRR, encoded by the coding sequence ATGGCAATTACTCAAGAACGCAAGAACGAACTGATCGAAGCGCACAAGACTCACGCAAGTGATACCGGTTCACCGGAGGTGCAAGTCGCTATCCTGACTGAGAACATCGTGAATTTGACTCAGCATCTGCGGGAGCACAAGAAGGATCATCATTCCCGTCGTGGTCTGCTGAAGATGGTAGGTCAGCGCCGTAAGCTGCTTGCTTACCTGAAGAATAAGGATGTTAGACGTTATAGCGCATTGATCGAGAAGCTTGGCCTTCGTCGATAA